Proteins from a genomic interval of Medicago truncatula cultivar Jemalong A17 chromosome 3, MtrunA17r5.0-ANR, whole genome shotgun sequence:
- the LOC11411402 gene encoding pyruvate dehydrogenase E1 component subunit beta-3, chloroplastic: protein MATLFQALGAALTPFSPSTSFQSKERKCSSIFVVRSSDAKVNQVVLKSGGATRKAGQLLIPNAVATQGSSSVASAASKPGHELLLFEALREGLEEEMERDPCVCVMGEDVGHYGGSYKVTRNLAEKFGDLRVLDTPIAENAFTGMGIGAAMTGLRPIIEGMNMGFLLLAFNQISNNCGMLHYTSGGQFKIPVVIRGPGGVGRQLGAEHSQRLESYFQSIPGIQMVACSTPYNAKGLMKAAIRSDNPVILFEHVLLYNLKERIPDEEYVLSLEEAEMVRPGEHVTILTYSRMRYHVMQAAKTLVNKGYDPEVIDIRSLKPFDLHTIGNSIKKTHRVLIVEECMRTGGIGASLTAAITENFHDYLDAPIICLSSQDVPTPYAGTLEEWTVVQPAQIVTAVEQLCQ, encoded by the exons ATGGCGACCCTTTTCCAAGCATTGGGAGCAGCTCTTACCCCTTTCTCTCCATCCACTTCATTTCAATCCAAAG AGAGGAAATGTAGCAGCATTTTTGTTGTCAGATCATCTGATGCAAAGGTGAATCAGGTGGTTTTGAAGTCAGGAGGAGCAACTCGTAAGGCTGGTCAATTGTTGATTCCTAATGCAGTTGCT aCACAGGGAAGCAGTTCCGTGGCTTCTGCGGCATCAAAACCTGG GCATGAACTTCTCCTTTTTGAAGCCCTGCGTGAAGGTTTGGAAGAAGAAATGGAAAGGGATCCTTGTGTTTGTGTCATGGGCGAAGATGTAGGCCATTACGGAGGATCTTACAAGGTGACTAGAAACCTAGCTGAAAAGTTTGGTGACCTCAGAGTATTGGACACCCCTATCGCTGAGAATGCCTTCACTGGAATGGGCATTGGAGCTGCCATGACTGGTCTGAGGCCAATCATTGAGGGCATGAATATGGGATTTCTACTTCTGGCATTTAACCAAATCTCTAACAATTGTGGAATGTTGCATTACACGTCCGGAGGTCAGTTTAAAATACCAGTTGTCATTCGTGGGCCTGGTGGAGTTGGTCGGCAACTTGGAGCAGAACACTCACAGCGTTTGGAGTCATATTTTCAATCAATCCCTGGTATTCAGATGGTGGCTTGTTCAACACCTTACAACGCCAAGGGCTTGATGAAAGCTGCAATTCGAAGTGACAACCCTGTGATACTTTTCGAGCATGTTTTGCTTTATAACCTCAAGGAAAGAATTCCAGATGAAGAGTATGTATTGTCACTTGAAGAAGCTGAGATGGTTAGGCCTGGTGAGCATGTCACAATATTAACTTATTCGAGGATGAGGTATCATGTCATGCAAGCTGCCAAGACATTAGTGAACAAGGGGTATGACCCTGAAGTAATTGACATCAGGTCTTTGAAACCATTTGATCTTCACACAATTGGGAATTCAATAAAGAAGACGCATCGGGTTCTCATAGTGGAGGAGTGCATGCGGACGGGTGGAATTGGCGCTAGTCTGACTGCTGCCATTACTGAAAATTTCCATGACTATTTGGATGCTCCTATCATATGCTTATCCTCTCAAGATGTGCCGACCCCATATGCCGGAACATTGGAGGAATGGACAGTGGTCCAACCTGCTCAAATTGTGACTGCAGTTGAGCAGCTATGCCAATGA
- the LOC11408956 gene encoding uncharacterized protein, protein MQDSIGIPACFSSASDDHHHHGAVIRSGKTVYMSVYRTKLAGHCRLITITWCKNLMLHGLSVTVENPEKETQYSCKVELKPWYFWRKQGSKRFTVDGKAVDVFWDLKSAKFNGETEPTSEYYVAVVCDQEVVLLLGDLKKEAYRRTGCRPSLIDPILVSKKEHIFGKRKFSTKAKFHEKGRCHEISIKCKNKGSNSGNNVVGDGDSVMIGGGVQVQPEMEIRFDGHLVVHVKHLQWKFRGNELIHLNKMRVEVYWDVHDWLFSPGLKHALFIFKPVFTCHSMSPFSLFSPSLSCSSSSTTPLSNETRSSTCDSVEGRSVSDSLSSSSEYCLFLYAWKVE, encoded by the coding sequence atgcaaGACTCAATTGGAATTCCTGCATGTTTCTCTTCTGCAAGtgatgatcatcatcatcatggaGCTGTGATACGTTCAGGTAAAACCGTTTACATGTCAGTATACAGAACAAAGTTAGCTGGTCACTGCCGTTTGATCACAATCACATGGTGCAAAAACTTGATGCTTCATGGCTTATCAGTAACAGTGGAAAACCCTGAAAAGGAAACTCAATATAGCTGCAAGGTTGAGCTAAAGCCATGGTACTTTTGGAGGAAACAAGGTTCAAAACGGTTCACGGTAGATGGAAAAGCAGTTGATGTCTTTTGGGACCTTAAATCTGCAAAATTCAATGGTGAAACAGAACCAACTTCAGAGTACTATGTAGCAGTGGTTTGTGATCAAGAGGTTGTGTTACTTCTTGGTGATCTAAAGAAAGAAGCTTACAGAAGAACTGGATGTAGACCATCACTCATTGATCCAATTCTTGTTTCCAAAAAGGAACACATATTTGGTAAGAGGAAGTTTTCAACTAAAGCTAAGTTTCATGAGAAAGGTAGGTGTCATGAGATTTCTATAAAGTGTAAGAACAAAGGAAGTAATAGTGGTAATAATGTTGTTGGAGATGGAGATTCTGTGATGATTGGTGGTGGTGTTCAAGTTCAACCAGAAATGGAGATAAGATTTGATGGGCATTTGGTGGTTCATGTGAAGCACTTGCAATGGAAATTTAGAGGGAATGAATTGATTCATCTCAACAAAATGAGAGTTGAGGTATATTGGGATGTTCATGATTGGTTATTTAGTCCTGGTTTAAAACATGCTTTGTTCATTTTTAAGCCTGTTTTTACATGTCATTCTATGTcaccattttctttattttcaccATCTTTGTCATGTTCATCTTCTTCCACTACTCCATTATCAAATGAGACAAGGAGTAGTACTTGTGATTCAGTGGAGGGCCGTAGTGTCAGTGATTCATTATCATCCTCATCAGAGTATTGCTTGTTTCTATATGCTTGGAAGGTTGAATGA
- the LOC11412641 gene encoding elongation factor Tu, chloroplastic, which produces MAISISSSSSTKLKLSSPYPPHTHTFTTSSSASISNPSTTHRPKLTLTHLSSSFLNPSTILHLTPSSKPTPTRSSPFTVRAARGKFERKKPHLNIGTIGHVDHGKTTLTAALTMALASLGNSAPKKYDEIDAAPEERARGITINTATVEYETETRHYAHVDCPGHADYVKNMITGAAQMDGAILVVSGADGPMPQTKEHILLAKQVGVPSVVVFLNKQDQVDDEELLELVELEVRELLSSYEFPGDDIPIVSGSALLALEALVANPTIKRGDNEWVDKIYKLMDEVDNYIPIPQRQTELPFLLAIEDVFSITGRGTVATGRIERGLVKVGDVVDLVGLRETRSTTVTGVEMFQKILDDAMAGDNVGLLLRGVQKIDIQRGMVLAKPGTITPHSKFECIVYVLKKEEGGRHSPFFAGYRPQFYMRTTDVTGKVTSIMNDKDEESKMVMPGDRVKMVVELIVPVAIEQGMRFAIREGGKTVGAGVIGAIIE; this is translated from the exons ATGgcaatttcaatttcttcttcttcttccaccaaACTCAAACTCTCATCACCCTACCCACCACACACTCACACCTTCACCACTTCCTCTTCCGCTTCCATTTCCAACCCCTCCACCACTCATCGTCCCAAACTAACCCTAACTCACCTCTCCTCCTCCTTCCTCAACCCCTCCACAATCCTCCACCTCACCCCTTCCTCCAAACCCACCCCCACTCGCTCCTCCCCTTTCACCGTCCGTGCCGCCCGTGGCAAATTCGAGCGCAAAAAGCCTCATCTCAACATTGGAACCATCGGCCATGTCGACCATGGCAAAACCACTTTAACCGCTGCTCTTACTATGGCTCTCGCTTCTCTAGGTAACAGCGCCCCTAAAAAATACGATGAAATTGACGCTGCTCCTGAAGAACGTGCTCGTGGTATTACAATTAATACTGCTACTGTTGAATATGAGACTGAAACTCGTCATTATGCTCATGTTGATTGTCCCGGTCACGCTGATTATGTCAAGAATATGATTACCGGTGCTGCTCAGATGGACGGCGCTATTCTTGTTGTCTCCGGTGCCGATGGTCCTATGCCTCAAACCAAAGAACACATCCTTCTCGCCAAGCAG GTTGGTGTTCCGAGTGTGGTTGTTTTCTTGAACAAGCAGGACCAAGTGGATGATGAGGAGCTTCTTGAACTTGTTGAGCTTGAAGTTCGGGAGCTTCTATCGTCTTACGAGTTTCCTGGAGATGACATTCCGATTGTTTCTGGTTCAGCGCTATTGGCGTTGGAAGCGTTAGTGGCGAACCCTACTATTAAACGTGGTGATAATGAGTGGGTGGATAAGATTTATAAACTTATGGATGAAGTTGACAACTATATACCAATCCCTCAAAGACAAACGGAACTCCCCTTTTTGCTAGCTATTGAGGATGTGTTTTCAATCACTGGTCGTGGAACAGTTGCCACCGGAAGAATTGAAAGGGGGCTTGTTAAGGTTGGTGATGTAGTTGACCTTGTTGGTTTGAGGGAAACGAGGAGCACTACAGTGACGGGAGTGGAAATGTTTCAGAAGATTTTGGACGATGCTATGGCTGGTGATAATGTGGGTTTGTTGCTGAGAGGTGTTCAGAAGATTGATATTCAAAGAGGGATGGTTTTGGCTAAGCCTGGAACTATTACTCCTCACTCTAAGTTTGAATGTATTGTGTATGTTTTGAAGAAGGAAGAAGGTGGAAGACATTCACCTTTCTTTGCTGGTTATAGGCCTCAGTTTTACATGAGAACTACAGATGTTACCGGAAAAGTTACATCTATCATGAATGACAAGGATGAGGAGTCGAAGATGGTGATGCCCGGTGATCGTGTTAAGATGGTGGTTGAACTCATTGTCCCTGTGGCTATTGAACAAGGAATGAGGTTTGCTATTAGAGAAGGAGGGAAGACCGTTGGAGCTGGTGTTATCGGAGCTATCATTGAGTGA
- the LOC11416144 gene encoding manganese-dependent ADP-ribose/CDP-alcohol diphosphatase gives MVSVAGVATTQPLFSFGLISDVQYADIPDGRSFLGVPRYYRHSILVLQRAVKEWNSHQKHKFVINLGDIVDGFCPKDQSINAVKKVVDEFEMFRGPVYNMIGNHCLYNLPRSTLLPLLKIPTLDGCAYYDFSPVPEYRFVVLDSYDISAIGWPQDHPKTLEALKLLREKNPNEDKNSPNNLKGLERRFLMFNGGVGKEQMEWLDGILQDATKLKQKVVVTCHLPLDPCATSEEALLWNCDEVMNLIHRYSCVKAVLAGHDHKGGYSIDSHGVHHRVLEAALECPPGTDAFGSVYVYDDRISLVGTDRMANTDMHFDHQ, from the coding sequence ATGGTGTCTGTCGCTGGGGTTGCTACTACACagcctcttttttcttttggattgaTTTCAGACGTCCAATACGCTGACATTCCTGATGGCCGCTCATTCCTTGGTGTTCCGCGGTATTATAGGCATAGTATTCTTGTGCTGCAGAGAGCAGTGAAAGAATGGAATTCTCATCAGAAGCATAAGTTTGTGATTAATTTAGGAGATATTGTTGATGGGTTTTGTCCCAAAGATCAATCTATTAATGCTGTAAAGAAAGTTgtggatgaatttgaaatgttCAGGGGACCTGTGTATAATATGATTGGCAATCACTGTCTTTACAATCTTCCTCGAAGCACATTACTTCCATTATTAAAGATCCCAACCCTTGATGGTTGTGCTTACTATGACTTCTCACCAGTGCCAGAATATAGATTTGTAGTTCTGGATAGCTATGACATCAGTGCCATTGGTTGGCCTCAGGATCATCCAAAAACATTGGAGGCCTTGAAATTGCTTAGGGAGAAGAATCCAAATGAAGATAAGAATAGTCCAAATAATTTAAAGGGGCTTGAAAGAAGGTTTCTTATGTTTAACGGAGGTGTTGGAAAGGAACAGATGGAATGGTTGGATGGTATTCTCCAGGATGCAACCAAATTGAAACAGAAAGTGGTTGTCACATGCCATCTGCCTCTAGATCCTTGTGCAACATCCGAGGAGGCGCTACTGTGGAATTGTGATGAAGTGATGAATTTGATACACAGATACAGTTGTGTTAAAGCCGTTCTTGCTGGACACGATCATAAAGGTGGGTATTCCATTGATTCTCATGGGGTACACCATAGAGTTCTTGAAGCTGCTCTTGAATGTCCTCCGGGCACAGATGCATTTGGAAGCGTTTATGTCTATGATGACAGGATATCACTTGTAGGAACTGATAGAATGGCAAATACCGACATGCATTTTGATCATCAATAA
- the LOC120579719 gene encoding uncharacterized protein gives MTVENKNIVSSSSSTPTELPLSFPPFNNLASMEFDPSEIIERLKSIPMIRTRPGQEDNFIGNQVDDKSTSEEEKEGDTIFNPIDLDGYSPSAKKCPKCNFDIEVSALLDCSEDQTYVSYTMICPVCHENLGEEAIRNMQSSSFPAVPKGIWKPWENSNVDWELHDKRDTITNADVPSQDNAYVPSFDDFFSDEDTISNASDVPVEKGISNGKSFEKDAPDTSDEHVQERSDRAAFAQELLISALFLD, from the exons ATGACggttgaaaacaaaaacattgtGAGCTCTTCTTCATCAACTCCTACAGAATTGCCTCTAAGTTTTCCTCCTTTCAACAATCTGGCTTCAATGGAGTTTGATCCTTCTGAGATCATTGAACGCTTAAAGTCCATACCAATGATCAGAACTCGTCCTGGCCAAGAAGACAACTTTATTGGGAATCAGGTTGATGATAAGAGTACTTCGGAGGAAGAAAAAG AAGGTGATACAATCTTCAATCCCATTGATCTTGATGGTTATTCTCCATCAGCTAAAAAATGTcctaaatgcaattttgacATCGAAGTTTCCGCACTGCTTGACTGTTCAGAAGATCAGACATACGTCTCATATACTATG ATTTGTCCTGTGTGCCATGAAAATTTAGGGGAGGAGGCAATCAGAAATATGCAGAGTTCAAGCTTCCCAGCCGTGCCAAAG GGCATTTGGAAGCCGTGGGAAAACTCCAATGTTGATTGGGAATTGCATGACAAGAGAGATACCATCACTAATGCAGATGTTCCATCTCAGGACAATGCATATGTTCCAAGCTTTGATGATTTTTTCTCAGATGAAGATACCATCAGTAATGCTTCAGACGTTCCTGTTGAAAAAGGCATTTCCAACGGAAAAAg CTTTGAGAAAGATGCACCTGATACCAGCGATGAACATGTTCAAGAGAGAAGTGACAGGGCTGCATTTGCACAGGAGCTTCTCATTTCAGCATTATTCTTAGAttaa
- the LOC11419063 gene encoding probable serine/threonine-protein kinase WNK3 produces MPPDSSEQDDDPDTEFVEIDPTARYGRYKEILGKGAFKKVYRAFDELEGIEVAWNQVKVSDLLRNSEDLERLYSEVHLLKTLKHKNIIKFYNSWVDTKNENINFITEIFTSGTLRQYRKKHKHVDLRALKKWSRQILEGLSYLHSHNPPVIHRDLKCDNIFVNGNQGEVKIGDLGLAAILQQATSAHSVIGTPEFMAPELYEEEYNELVDIYAFGMCLLELVTVEYPYVECTNAAQIYKKVISGIKPASLAKVNDPEVKAFIEKCTAHVSERLPAKALLMDPFLQSDWDGDSVGRSSRSRTQHSGNNFDNQSIGKSANDNSAETGREFTVEGQRRDVNTIFLKLRIADSSGHIRNIHFPFDIEADTSISVASEMVEELELTDQDVSTIAMTIDSEIRYHIPNWNPSETLDNSSCQESGHTLETMPEASPMGNESPGSLALEILPSGRKYWSDSPKGVGGNSPCLHAASNLSYEGDVIAEEGSLFANSVGKECDGTADSPFNEKSITSDCSEATGGMSSQEEISASLKDSETEDINKIATKLETLLVMQRDELDELKRKHKLAVSDFLNEFSPEISLQVLNMCNLQMPDGEM; encoded by the exons ATGCCACCGGATTCCTCCGAGCAAGACGATGATCCCGATACCGAATTCGTCGAAATTGATCCCACCGCTCGTTATGGTCGG TACAAGGAAATTTTAGGGAAGGGGGCTTTCAAAAAAGt ATATAGAGCTTTTGATGAGTTAGAAGGAATTGAAGTGGCTTGGAATCAGGTTAAGGTGTCTGATTTATTGCGAAATTCTGAAGATTTGGAGCGTCTTTATTCTGAAGTTCATTTGCTCAAGACTTTGAAGCACaagaatattattaaattttataattcatGGGTTGATACCAAAAATgagaatattaatttcattactGAAATTTTCACATCCGGAACTTTGCGCCA ATACCGGAAGAAACATAAGCATGTTGATTTGAGAGCGTTGAAGAAATGGTCTAGGCAAATTTTGGAGGGCCTTTCATATCTTCATAGTCATAATCCACCGGTTATTCATCGAGACCTTAAGTGTGACAATATTTTTGTCAATGGGAATCAAGGGGAGGTGAAAATTGGTGATTTAGGATTGGCAGCTATTCTTCAACAGGCCACTTCAGCTCACAGTGTTATAG GTACACCGGAGTTTATGGCCCCAGAACTTTACGAAGAGGAGTACAACGAGCTTGTTGACATATATGCTTTTGGCATGTGCTTGCTAGAGTTGGTAACTGTTGAGTACCCGTATGTTGAATGTACCAATGCTGCACAAATATACAAGAAAGTGATATCT GGAATAAAGCCAGCATCATTGGCAAAAGTAAATGATCCTGAAGTTAAAGCATTTATAGAGAAGTGTACTGCTCATGTATCGGAACGGTTGCCTGCAAAGGCTCTCTTGATGGATCCCTTCCTTCAGTCAGATTGGGATGGTGACAGCGTCGGTCGATCTTCGAGATCTAGAACCCAGCATTCAG GAAATAACTTCGATAATCAATCCATTGGAAAAAGTGCCAACGATAATTCTGCTGAGACAGGTAGGGAATTCACAGTGGAAGGCCAGAGAAGAGATgttaatacaatatttttaaaactgaGAATTGCAGATTCCTCAG GCCATATTCGAAATATCCACTTCCCTTTCGATATTGAAGCAGACACTTCAATATCTGTTGCCAGTGAAATGGTTGAGGAGTTGGAGCTTACTGATCAAGATGTTTCGACTATTGCTATGACGATTGACTCCGAAATTCGATACCACATTCCTAATTGGAATCCCAGTGAAACTCTTGACAATAGTTCTTGTCAAGAGTCAGGTCATACCCTTGAAACTATGCCCGAGGCTTCTCCTATGGGAAATGAATCTCCTGGCAGTCTTGCTTTGGAAATATTACCTTCAGGTCGTAAATACTGGTCAGACTCACCCAAGGGGGTTGGTGGAAACTCTCCATGTCTGCACGCTGCTTCAAACTTGTCTTATGAAGGGGATGTGATTGCTGAGGAAGGCAGCCTCTTTGCAAATAGCGTGGGGAAGGAATGTGATGGGACTGCTGATTCCCCTTTCAACGAAAAAAGTATTACATCAGACTGTTCTGAAGCAACCGGTGGAATGTCCTCTCAAGAAGAAATATCTGCAAGTTTGAAAGATTCTGAAACAGAAGACATCAATAAAATAGCAACAAAGCTGGAAACTTTGTTGGTTATGCAACGAGATGAGTTAGACGAACTGAAGAGGAAGCACAAATTAGCTGTCTCGgattttttgaatgaattttctCCAGAAATTTCCTTACAGGTTCTAAATATGTGCAACCTGCAGATGCCTGATGGTGAAATGTAG